From the genome of Bosea sp. Tri-49, one region includes:
- a CDS encoding ABC transporter permease, protein MTSWFDHTVNGLIIGNIYALLAVGLALIFGVSRLINFAHGSVYVVGAYVGWVAVSVLQTPFPVTLALVVVLTGLLGIVIERFGIRPLADAPRIAPLLATIGLSFVLDQTVQILFSPDPRSVPMQLPNWRVAIGGGSIGVLDLLIGGIGIVAATALFAFLKLTKWGWAVRATALDRDAARAMGVDVDRVNLIVFAIASALGGVGGVLVGMYYNVITPTMGFEATLKGIVAEVVGGVGNVPGAIVGSLLLGVIESYGVALLGTSYRNLFAFILLIAILVLRPNGLFASRRQLPPEPMTGTFVAPSKPVATPLPLIAAAGAFFVALPLLIDNGYLIQTLTNAWLYALLGLSLTLVAGTSGQVSLGHAALLAIGGYTSALLASDFGWPVWLTLLCGGLAAASLGTLLVSPAFRLRGHYVSIATLGIGEIVALVILNWESVTRGPIGVAAIPPLELFGHALYDTNAIYWFAFALMAALALLQLRLLGSHLGRTLRAVRDDDVAARSFGIGLNRYKGLAFAFGGFFAGISGAFTAHMYSFINHETFNTQISVLALTIAILGGMGNVGGAILGSLALIGLPEVFRVAAEYRILLYGIALLLLVRFRPQGLLGTV, encoded by the coding sequence ATGACCTCCTGGTTCGATCACACCGTCAACGGTCTGATCATCGGCAACATCTACGCGTTGCTGGCGGTCGGGCTCGCGCTGATTTTCGGCGTCAGCCGCCTGATAAATTTTGCGCACGGTTCGGTCTATGTCGTCGGCGCCTATGTCGGCTGGGTCGCGGTTTCGGTTCTGCAGACGCCGTTCCCGGTGACGCTGGCGCTGGTGGTTGTACTGACGGGCCTGCTCGGCATCGTCATCGAGCGCTTCGGCATTCGCCCGCTGGCGGACGCGCCGCGGATCGCCCCGCTCCTGGCGACCATCGGCCTCAGCTTCGTGCTCGACCAGACCGTGCAGATCTTGTTCAGCCCTGATCCGCGCTCGGTGCCGATGCAGCTGCCGAACTGGCGCGTCGCGATCGGCGGCGGCTCGATCGGCGTGCTCGATTTGCTGATCGGCGGCATCGGCATCGTCGCGGCGACCGCGCTCTTCGCCTTCCTCAAGCTGACGAAATGGGGCTGGGCGGTGCGCGCTACGGCGCTCGACCGCGACGCGGCCCGGGCCATGGGCGTCGATGTCGACAGGGTCAACCTGATCGTCTTCGCCATCGCCTCTGCCTTGGGCGGCGTCGGCGGCGTGCTCGTCGGGATGTACTACAACGTCATCACCCCGACGATGGGCTTCGAGGCGACGCTGAAGGGCATCGTCGCCGAGGTGGTCGGCGGCGTCGGCAATGTGCCCGGCGCGATCGTCGGCTCGCTCTTGCTCGGCGTCATCGAGAGCTATGGCGTCGCGCTGCTCGGCACGAGCTACCGCAACCTCTTCGCCTTCATTCTCTTGATCGCGATCCTGGTGCTCAGGCCGAACGGGCTGTTCGCCAGCCGCCGCCAGCTGCCGCCCGAGCCGATGACCGGCACTTTCGTCGCGCCGAGCAAGCCGGTGGCGACGCCGCTCCCGCTCATCGCCGCCGCCGGCGCCTTCTTCGTCGCGCTGCCGCTGCTGATCGACAATGGCTACCTGATCCAGACCCTGACCAATGCCTGGCTCTACGCGCTGCTGGGCTTGAGCTTGACGCTCGTCGCCGGGACGAGCGGGCAGGTCTCGCTCGGTCACGCCGCATTGCTCGCCATCGGCGGCTACACCTCGGCGCTGCTGGCCTCAGATTTCGGCTGGCCGGTCTGGCTGACCTTGCTCTGCGGCGGCCTTGCGGCGGCGAGCCTCGGCACGCTCCTGGTCTCGCCGGCCTTCCGCCTGCGCGGCCATTATGTCTCGATCGCGACGCTCGGCATCGGCGAGATCGTCGCGCTCGTGATCCTGAACTGGGAGAGCGTGACACGCGGGCCGATCGGCGTCGCCGCCATCCCGCCGCTCGAGCTCTTCGGCCATGCGCTCTACGACACCAATGCGATCTATTGGTTCGCCTTCGCATTGATGGCGGCTCTCGCGCTGCTGCAGCTGCGTCTGCTTGGCTCGCATCTCGGCCGCACGCTCAGGGCGGTGCGTGACGACGATGTCGCGGCGCGCTCCTTCGGCATCGGGCTCAACCGCTACAAGGGCCTCGCTTTCGCCTTCGGCGGCTTCTTCGCCGGGATCAGCGGTGCTTTCACCGCGCATATGTACTCGTTCATCAACCACGAGACCTTCAACACCCAGATCTCGGTGCTGGCGCTGACCATCGCGATCCTCGGCGGCATGGGCAATGTCGGCGGCGCGATCCTCGGCTCGCTGGCGCTGATCGGCCTGCCAGAAGTGTTCCGCGTCGCGGCCGAGTACCGCATCCTACTCTACGGCATCGCGCTCCTTCTGCTCGTCCGCTTCCGGCCGCAAGGCCTGCTCGGCACCGTCTGA
- a CDS encoding ABC transporter ATP-binding protein → MTAPFPLPSVEPPRPLLEARGLVRRFGGLTAVAGIDLAIAEGELVSVIGPNGAGKTTAFNLISGLDKPDEGSIRFDGTDITGKPPEAVAAAGLARTFQHGRVFANLSVADNVLVGAHRRLRAVRPNWPVIGPLAELALALVRPPSVRAEEAALRAEVREILAIFGERLLPRIDQPAYSLSYANRRRVEIARALAAKPKLLLLDEPTAGMNQTETAEMLEIIAGLKARGQTILLIEHKLDMVMRLSDRVVVLDDGRKIAEGLPLAVRNDPAVIEAYLGHGGVGGENRATDPADAAQPAAASA, encoded by the coding sequence ATGACTGCCCCCTTTCCTCTGCCCTCGGTCGAGCCGCCCCGCCCGCTGCTCGAGGCGCGCGGTCTGGTGCGCCGCTTCGGCGGCCTCACTGCCGTCGCCGGGATCGACCTTGCGATCGCCGAGGGCGAACTCGTCAGCGTCATCGGTCCCAACGGTGCCGGCAAGACCACCGCCTTCAACCTGATCAGCGGGCTCGACAAGCCCGATGAAGGCTCGATCCGCTTCGACGGCACGGACATCACCGGCAAGCCACCGGAGGCAGTCGCCGCCGCCGGCCTCGCCCGAACCTTCCAGCACGGCCGTGTCTTCGCGAACCTGAGCGTCGCCGACAATGTGCTGGTCGGGGCGCATCGCCGATTGCGCGCGGTCCGCCCGAACTGGCCGGTGATCGGACCGCTGGCCGAGCTGGCTCTGGCGCTGGTCCGCCCGCCTTCGGTCAGGGCCGAGGAGGCCGCCTTGCGCGCGGAGGTGCGCGAGATCCTGGCGATCTTCGGCGAGCGGCTGCTGCCGCGCATCGACCAGCCGGCCTACAGCCTCTCCTATGCCAATCGTCGCCGCGTCGAGATCGCCCGGGCGCTCGCCGCAAAGCCGAAGCTGCTGCTGCTCGACGAGCCGACCGCCGGCATGAACCAGACCGAGACGGCCGAAATGCTGGAGATCATCGCCGGCCTCAAGGCGCGCGGGCAGACGATCCTGCTGATCGAGCACAAGCTCGACATGGTGATGCGGCTCTCCGACCGCGTCGTCGTGCTCGACGACGGCCGCAAGATCGCGGAGGGCCTGCCGCTCGCCGTGCGTAACGATCCGGCAGTGATCGAGGCCTATCTCGGCCATGGCGGTGTCGGGGGCGAGAACCGGGCCACCGACCCGGCTGATGCCGCCCAGCCCGCGGCGGCGAGCGCGTGA
- a CDS encoding ABC transporter ATP-binding protein, with product MTDTASPILDLESVDTFYGPVQAHFGLSLRVGKGEIVCLLGGNASGKSTTMKLILGLVKPAAGDVRVDGVSTLRLKTPQIVRLGVGTVPEARRLFGAMSVRENLLMGAFTRDDKAAISADLERVLALFPRVAQRLSQQAGTLSGGEQQMVAMARALMGRPRIVIMDEPTMGLSPLWVERVLALIREINGQGVSIFMVEQNASLALQIAHRGYVLQTGRIVLEGRAADLLVDARIRDAYLGGAEAA from the coding sequence ATGACGGACACCGCATCCCCGATCCTCGATCTCGAGAGCGTCGATACCTTCTACGGCCCGGTGCAAGCGCATTTCGGCCTGTCGCTACGAGTCGGCAAGGGTGAGATCGTCTGCCTGCTCGGCGGCAATGCCAGCGGCAAGTCGACGACGATGAAGCTCATCCTCGGATTGGTGAAACCCGCGGCCGGAGATGTCCGCGTAGACGGCGTCTCGACCCTCAGGCTGAAGACGCCGCAGATCGTCCGGCTCGGCGTCGGTACCGTGCCGGAGGCGCGGCGTCTCTTCGGGGCGATGAGCGTGCGCGAGAACCTCTTGATGGGCGCCTTCACCCGCGACGACAAGGCGGCGATCTCGGCCGATCTCGAGCGCGTGCTGGCGCTGTTCCCGCGCGTCGCGCAGCGGCTCTCGCAGCAGGCCGGCACGCTGTCCGGCGGCGAGCAGCAAATGGTGGCGATGGCACGCGCTTTGATGGGGCGCCCGCGCATCGTCATCATGGACGAACCGACCATGGGCCTGTCGCCGCTCTGGGTCGAGCGCGTCCTGGCGCTGATCCGCGAGATCAACGGTCAAGGCGTCAGCATCTTCATGGTCGAGCAGAACGCCAGCCTCGCCCTCCAGATCGCCCATCGCGGCTATGTCCTGCAGACAGGGCGGATCGTGCTCGAAGGCAGGGCCGCCGACCTGCTCGTCGATGCCAGGATCAGGGACGCCTATCTCGGCGGCGCGGAGGCAGCATGA
- a CDS encoding putative FMN-dependent luciferase-like monooxygenase encodes MTAKRLGFFTRLLDDAPAGERYRLAVEQIGHAERHGFDSAWVAQHHFHRDEGGLPSPLPFLAYVAARTSRIRLGTGIIILPMEDPVRTAEDTVVVDLLSGGRLEVGLGTGATPETFLAFGLDKDERTGIFARNLDRLLAAWKGDALGHDKNRLYPEAGTLADRVWHATFSVAGAERIGRAGAGLMLSRTQPRSRDNPDATLPEIQHPIVDAYLANLPAGIPPRIMASRSLFVADSRAEALKLAEIGLNRVLDRFLASGHVIPDRSLPGLIRTLDTHVGAPGDVIASLEADSVLPRVTDIVFQVHSVDPPHPAILRSVELAATEVAPALGWRSSPREAEPQLSRQRADAAALQQ; translated from the coding sequence ATGACAGCGAAACGATTGGGCTTCTTCACTCGTTTGCTAGATGACGCGCCCGCCGGCGAACGCTACCGGCTGGCAGTCGAGCAGATCGGTCATGCCGAACGACACGGCTTCGACAGCGCCTGGGTCGCGCAACACCATTTCCATCGCGATGAGGGCGGCTTGCCGTCGCCCTTGCCTTTTCTTGCCTATGTCGCGGCGCGGACGAGCCGGATCAGGCTTGGCACCGGCATCATCATCCTGCCGATGGAGGATCCGGTCCGGACCGCCGAGGATACGGTGGTGGTCGACCTTTTGTCGGGCGGCCGGCTCGAAGTCGGCCTCGGCACCGGCGCGACACCCGAAACCTTCCTCGCCTTCGGTCTCGACAAGGACGAGCGCACCGGGATCTTCGCGCGCAATCTCGACAGGCTGCTCGCAGCCTGGAAGGGTGATGCGCTCGGCCATGACAAGAACCGGCTCTACCCCGAGGCCGGCACCCTGGCGGACCGGGTCTGGCACGCGACCTTCTCGGTCGCCGGGGCCGAGCGGATCGGCCGGGCCGGCGCCGGGCTGATGCTGTCGCGCACCCAACCGCGCAGCCGCGACAATCCGGATGCGACCCTGCCCGAGATCCAGCACCCGATCGTCGATGCCTATCTCGCCAACCTGCCGGCCGGCATTCCGCCGCGCATCATGGCCTCGCGCTCGCTCTTCGTCGCCGACAGCCGCGCCGAGGCGCTGAAGCTGGCCGAGATCGGGCTCAACCGCGTGCTCGACCGCTTCCTCGCCAGCGGCCATGTGATTCCCGATCGCAGCCTGCCGGGGCTGATCAGGACGCTCGACACTCATGTCGGCGCGCCGGGCGACGTGATCGCCTCGCTCGAAGCCGACAGCGTGCTGCCGCGCGTCACCGACATCGTATTCCAGGTCCACTCGGTCGACCCGCCGCACCCGGCGATCCTGCGTTCGGTCGAACTCGCCGCAACCGAGGTCGCGCCGGCACTCGGCTGGCGCTCGTCGCCCCGTGAAGCGGAGCCGCAATTGTCCCGGCAGCGCGCAGACGCTGCCGCCCTTCAACAGTGA
- a CDS encoding CMD domain protein, producing MTDHATPDILDRLAGVSVGSTLDVVRHERPETRRNVQASYDALFETGDEAEVTATERHAVAAFVALLHDADGPAANHYLQLLEQRPDADGLVGVLRSQAKRAATAGPYGAYPSGPLSRENLAGPIFSTEPSDRAVLGERLSAALDHVHLLVFHLRDAQAPHLALLQQAGWNTAAIVTLSQIVAFLSFQIRAAQGLRVLGS from the coding sequence ATGACCGACCACGCAACGCCGGATATCCTCGACCGCCTCGCCGGGGTCAGCGTCGGCTCGACCCTCGACGTCGTCCGGCACGAGCGGCCGGAGACGCGCCGCAACGTCCAGGCGAGCTATGACGCTCTCTTCGAGACGGGTGACGAGGCGGAGGTCACGGCAACCGAACGTCATGCGGTCGCGGCCTTCGTCGCGCTGCTGCACGATGCCGACGGCCCGGCCGCCAACCACTATCTCCAGCTGCTCGAACAACGACCCGATGCTGACGGCCTCGTCGGAGTGTTGCGCAGCCAGGCGAAAAGAGCTGCGACCGCTGGTCCATACGGCGCTTATCCGAGTGGGCCGCTCTCGCGCGAGAACCTGGCCGGACCGATCTTCAGCACCGAGCCGTCGGATCGTGCAGTCCTGGGCGAGCGCCTTTCGGCTGCGCTCGACCATGTCCACCTGCTGGTCTTCCACCTGCGGGACGCTCAGGCGCCTCATCTCGCGCTCCTGCAGCAGGCCGGCTGGAACACCGCCGCGATCGTCACCCTGTCGCAGATCGTCGCCTTCCTCTCCTTCCAGATCCGCGCCGCGCAGGGCCTGCGCGTTCTCGGTTCCTGA
- a CDS encoding alkylhydroperoxidase domain protein — protein sequence MTATTLDHPKAAIPTVFTQDELGWNAWLDPVPEEALTERQKEGLVDIARAKSPYFRLLAHDPDILRARTLADKDIFYNTRAGLPRAERELAAAAVSRSNGCIYCASVHARFATTHSKRRDDVQRLLDEGVGVDIDPLWNAVIEASVALTATPIAFDKSHVAKLRRLGLDDLAIADLIHAASFFNWANRLMLSLGEPEIR from the coding sequence ATGACCGCTACCACGCTCGACCATCCGAAGGCCGCGATCCCGACCGTCTTCACCCAGGACGAACTCGGCTGGAATGCTTGGCTCGACCCCGTCCCCGAAGAGGCCCTGACCGAGCGCCAGAAGGAGGGGCTGGTCGACATCGCCCGCGCCAAGAGCCCTTATTTCCGGCTGCTTGCACATGATCCCGACATCCTTCGCGCCCGGACCCTGGCCGACAAGGACATCTTCTACAACACCCGCGCAGGCCTGCCGCGGGCCGAGCGCGAGCTCGCCGCGGCAGCGGTCTCGCGCAGCAATGGCTGCATCTACTGCGCTTCGGTCCATGCCCGCTTCGCAACCACGCATTCGAAGCGCCGCGACGATGTCCAGCGCCTGCTCGATGAAGGCGTCGGCGTCGATATCGACCCGCTCTGGAACGCCGTGATCGAGGCTTCCGTGGCGCTGACGGCGACACCGATCGCGTTCGACAAGAGCCATGTCGCCAAGCTTCGCCGCCTCGGCCTCGATGATCTCGCCATCGCCGACCTGATCCATGCCGCCTCGTTTTTCAACTGGGCCAACCGGCTGATGCTCTCCCTCGGCGAGCCGGAAATCCGCTGA
- a CDS encoding LLM class flavin-dependent oxidoreductase, with product MSLESEYLWYIPNVVEPGHRGDCAVEGHNSLETLTSQARALEEHGWKGALIGTGWGRPDTFTVAAALAARTTTFEPLIAIRPGYWRPANFASAAATLDHLTGGRVRINIVSGKDNLAAYGDSEGDQAHRYGRTREFMRLIRKLWTEENVAFAGEHFRVDGSTVVPRIEVRGERRHPKLYFGGASEAAERVAATEADVQLFWGEPLDGVRERIERLKALSRDLDRDLPPLEFGLRVTTFIRDTTEQAWAEAEAKVAEMAKGKGAGWNDHQRATAVGQQRLLDLHAQGEVLDDNLYTTPGKFGGGGAGTTWLVGSAEDVARSLRKYRDLGISQFVLSDTPYLPEIRRQGDQLLPLLRN from the coding sequence ATGAGCCTTGAATCCGAATATCTCTGGTACATCCCGAATGTCGTCGAGCCCGGCCATCGCGGCGACTGCGCGGTCGAGGGCCACAACAGCTTGGAGACGCTGACCAGCCAGGCGAGAGCGCTGGAAGAGCATGGCTGGAAGGGCGCGTTGATCGGGACCGGCTGGGGCCGCCCCGACACCTTCACCGTTGCCGCCGCGCTCGCCGCTCGCACCACGACCTTCGAGCCGCTGATCGCGATCCGCCCGGGCTATTGGCGGCCGGCGAATTTCGCCTCAGCCGCGGCGACGCTCGACCACCTGACAGGCGGCCGGGTGCGCATCAATATCGTCTCCGGCAAGGACAACCTCGCCGCTTATGGCGACAGCGAGGGCGACCAGGCGCATCGCTATGGCCGCACCAGGGAGTTCATGCGGCTCATCCGCAAGCTCTGGACCGAAGAGAATGTCGCGTTCGCCGGTGAGCACTTCCGTGTCGATGGATCGACCGTCGTGCCGCGTATCGAGGTCCGGGGTGAGCGCCGGCATCCCAAGCTCTATTTCGGCGGTGCCTCGGAGGCAGCGGAGCGGGTGGCGGCGACCGAGGCCGATGTCCAGCTCTTCTGGGGCGAGCCGCTCGACGGCGTGCGCGAGCGGATCGAGCGGCTAAAGGCGCTGAGCCGCGATCTTGACCGCGACCTGCCGCCGCTCGAATTCGGGCTTCGGGTCACGACCTTCATCCGCGACACTACCGAGCAGGCCTGGGCGGAGGCTGAGGCCAAGGTCGCCGAGATGGCCAAGGGCAAGGGCGCCGGCTGGAACGACCATCAGCGCGCGACTGCCGTGGGACAGCAGCGCCTGCTCGACCTGCACGCGCAGGGCGAGGTGCTCGACGACAACCTCTACACCACGCCCGGCAAGTTCGGCGGCGGCGGGGCGGGGACCACCTGGCTGGTGGGCTCGGCCGAGGACGTCGCGCGCTCGCTGCGCAAATACCGCGATCTCGGCATCAGCCAGTTCGTCCTGTCCGACACGCCCTATCTGCCCGAGATCAGGCGGCAGGGCGACCAGTTGCTGCCCTTGCTGCGCAACTGA
- the ssuD gene encoding FMNH2-dependent alkanesulfonate monooxygenase: protein MSIAPSPTANVLWFLPTHGDGRYLGTAQGGRQTDLGYLRQVAQAADQLGYYGVLLPTGRSCEDSWIVASAVAPTTQELRYLVAVRPGLQSPTVAARMTATLDRVSNGRLLVNVVTGGDPVENAGDGIFADHDERYAVTREFLSIYSALLRGEAVDHHGKHLKVEGAQLLYPPAQENGPPLYFGGSSPAGIAVAAETIDKYLTWGEPPAAVAQKIGIVDKAARAAGRKVSFGIRLHVVVRESEDEAWAAANRLISHLDDETIAKSQATFARMDSEGQRRMSALHGGRRDRLEISPNLWAGVGLVRGGAGTALVGNPEQVAARIREYQALGIDSFILSGYPHLEEAYRFAELVFPLLDLNHGKPRFSGVVNNGPFGETIANDIKPAQARATGS from the coding sequence ATGAGCATTGCCCCTTCCCCGACAGCCAATGTCCTTTGGTTTCTGCCGACGCATGGCGACGGACGCTACCTCGGCACCGCCCAGGGCGGCCGGCAGACTGATCTCGGCTATCTCCGTCAAGTCGCTCAAGCGGCGGATCAGCTCGGTTATTACGGCGTGCTGCTGCCGACCGGGCGCAGCTGCGAGGATTCCTGGATCGTCGCCTCGGCGGTCGCGCCGACCACGCAGGAACTGCGCTATCTCGTCGCTGTCAGGCCCGGCCTACAATCACCGACGGTGGCTGCGCGCATGACCGCAACGCTCGACCGTGTCAGCAATGGCCGGCTGCTGGTCAATGTCGTCACCGGCGGCGATCCCGTCGAGAATGCCGGTGACGGCATCTTCGCCGATCACGACGAGCGCTATGCGGTGACGCGCGAGTTCCTCTCGATCTATTCGGCGCTGCTGCGCGGCGAGGCGGTCGATCATCACGGTAAGCATCTCAAGGTCGAGGGTGCCCAGCTCCTCTATCCGCCGGCGCAGGAAAACGGCCCGCCACTCTATTTCGGCGGCTCCTCGCCGGCCGGCATCGCGGTTGCCGCTGAAACGATCGACAAGTACCTGACCTGGGGGGAGCCGCCCGCAGCCGTCGCGCAAAAGATCGGCATCGTCGACAAGGCGGCCAGGGCAGCGGGCCGCAAGGTCTCCTTCGGCATCAGGCTGCATGTCGTCGTCCGCGAGAGCGAGGACGAGGCCTGGGCCGCCGCCAACCGGCTGATCAGCCATCTCGACGACGAGACGATCGCGAAATCGCAGGCGACCTTCGCCCGCATGGATTCCGAAGGTCAGCGCCGGATGTCGGCGCTGCATGGCGGCCGGCGCGACAGGCTGGAGATCTCGCCCAATCTCTGGGCCGGGGTCGGCCTGGTGCGCGGCGGTGCTGGCACCGCCCTCGTCGGCAATCCCGAGCAGGTCGCGGCCCGCATCCGCGAGTATCAGGCTCTCGGCATCGACAGCTTCATCCTCTCCGGCTACCCGCATCTGGAGGAGGCCTACCGCTTCGCCGAGCTGGTCTTCCCTTTGCTCGACCTCAACCATGGCAAGCCACGCTTTTCCGGCGTCGTCAACAACGGCCCCTTCGGCGAGACGATCGCCAACGACATCAAGCCGGCACAGGCCCGCGCCACCGGCTCCTGA
- a CDS encoding acyl-CoA dehydrogenase family protein — translation MNIAAPKDSFAAAAAPVGPRSPELAELIARIGDGASERDRTRTHPYTEIDLIRAARFGALRVPLEHGGAGGSLRDLIEAIIALGAADPNVAHALRNHFSFVERFAQPALDPQNGRWLAEVVAGKIFGLAAGELTALPVGGSPLETLLTADGEGYRLSGEKYYSTGTLYADYVVVRAQDKGQLASIVLPVDRAGITRLDDWDGIGQRLTGTGTTRFENVRVEPDEVVWDEAGGSYARPYHTTLPHIFVTAVVAGIIKAVAQDAIALLHRRGRSFAHAPAATPADDPLLQQVVGQVEAAAFAAEATVLAAAEALDRATASASDGAIDEALAHEAALAAAKAKIVVDELAIRAGSQLFDVGGASAAKRESNLDRHWRNARTLAAHNPGSYKAQAIGAHAVRGTALPKTGFF, via the coding sequence ATGAACATCGCTGCGCCCAAGGACAGTTTCGCGGCAGCAGCCGCGCCCGTCGGACCGCGCTCGCCTGAACTGGCCGAGCTGATCGCGCGGATCGGCGACGGCGCCTCCGAGCGCGACCGCACCCGCACGCATCCTTACACCGAGATCGACCTGATCCGAGCCGCCCGCTTCGGTGCCCTGCGAGTGCCGCTCGAACATGGCGGAGCCGGCGGCTCATTGAGGGATCTGATCGAAGCGATCATCGCGCTCGGCGCCGCCGATCCGAATGTCGCGCACGCGCTGCGCAACCATTTCAGCTTCGTCGAACGCTTCGCCCAGCCGGCACTCGATCCGCAGAACGGCCGCTGGCTCGCCGAGGTCGTCGCCGGCAAGATCTTTGGCCTGGCAGCAGGCGAGCTGACCGCCTTGCCGGTTGGCGGCAGCCCGCTCGAAACGCTGCTGACGGCCGACGGCGAGGGCTATCGGCTGAGCGGCGAGAAATACTACAGCACCGGCACGCTCTACGCCGACTATGTCGTGGTGCGTGCGCAGGACAAAGGACAGCTGGCCTCGATCGTCCTGCCGGTCGATCGCGCCGGCATCACCCGCCTCGACGATTGGGACGGGATCGGCCAGCGCCTCACCGGCACCGGCACGACGCGGTTCGAGAACGTCCGGGTCGAGCCCGACGAGGTCGTCTGGGACGAGGCCGGCGGCAGCTATGCCCGGCCCTACCACACGACCTTGCCGCATATCTTCGTGACCGCGGTCGTGGCCGGGATCATCAAGGCCGTCGCGCAGGACGCCATCGCCCTGCTCCATCGCCGCGGCCGCTCCTTCGCCCACGCCCCCGCAGCGACACCGGCCGACGATCCCCTGCTGCAGCAGGTCGTGGGGCAGGTCGAGGCTGCCGCTTTTGCCGCCGAAGCGACGGTGCTCGCCGCAGCCGAGGCCCTCGACCGGGCGACGGCCTCAGCCAGCGACGGCGCCATCGACGAGGCTCTCGCGCATGAGGCCGCACTCGCCGCGGCCAAGGCCAAGATCGTCGTCGACGAACTCGCGATCCGCGCTGGCTCGCAGCTCTTCGACGTCGGCGGGGCCTCGGCGGCCAAGCGCGAGAGCAATCTCGACCGGCACTGGCGCAATGCCCGCACGCTCGCGGCTCACAATCCCGGTTCCTACAAGGCGCAGGCGATCGGCGCCCATGCCGTCAGGGGCACCGCGCTGCCAAAGACTGGCTTCTTCTAG